GGCGCACCGCGGCCTCCAGGTCCCGCTGCTCCGGGTAGAGCCGCTCGAGCGCCGGGTAGACGGCGTAGGCCAGCCCCAGGTTCTGCATGCCCTGCGGATTCCAGGAGGCCTGCAGGAAGAGCGAGCGCATGAAGACGCGCAGCAACACCCACCAGGACAAGGAGAGGGCCGGCGTGCTCACAGCCACTCCCGGAGCGCCAGCAGGGACGCGGTCAGGGTGACGACGCCCGCGCCCAGGCCCGCGAAGAAGGAGGCGCGCTTGGCATGGCTGCCCCGCGCGGCGATCGCCGCGGACACCGAGGCCATGGCGGGATAGGCCCACGCGAGCCCCCGGAGCACGCGCAGCGGCAGTTGCTCCAGCAGCGGTCCGAGCAGGAAGCCCACCAGGGCGCACACGCTGGTCATCGCGCCGAAGAGGACGAAGTGCGGCCACATGCCCCAGAGGTTCTGCCGCATGGCACGGGTGAGCTGGCCCGCCTCGGCCGAGGCGAGGGCTTTCTTGGCGAGCCGCGCCGCATAGCGCTCGAGGAAGCGATCCACCTCGCGGCCCAGGCGGCCAAGGCCCAGGAAGAGAAGAACGGAGAGCGACCAGATGGCCGGGGTGGAGCCGGCTCCCGTGGCGGCCGCCATGCACGCCGCCGACGCCGAGGCGCCCGTGGCCGACACGGTGTCATGGTCCGGCAACGAGGCGCCGAGGTTGGCCGAGCCCAGGTGGAAGAGTTCCAGCACCAGGCCCACGAAGAGCCCCGAGGGCACGTCATCGAGCAGGACGCCCATGGCGGTGGCCGCCACGAGGGGCCGGGAGAACATGGCCTGGAGGAAGGCCTTGCGCTCCACCGCGACGAGGCCGCCCCAGACGCCGGCGAGCGCCACCTGGGTCCAGCCCACGCTCACGGACTCACCCCGCCTTTCCCCAGCGCTCCACCAGCTCCGGCAGCTCCACGGGCTTCTCCGTGGGCACCGCCCGTGCCTCCACCCGCACGCCGTCCTGGCCCAGCCGCTGCAGCGTCTGCAGCTCCGACTCGGACAGGAAGACGGACGGGGACACCTGGCGCCGTCCCGTGCCGAAGTGCACGTTGCCCAGGTTGAGGTGCTCCAGCTTCAGCCCGTGGGTCTGGACGAAGGGCACCGCCGCCACGTCGCGCAGGAGCAGCAGCGTCTTGAGGCCGTCACGCGAGGCCCCCGCGAAGTCCACCTGCTGCAAGGGGAGGATCTGCACCTCGATGGCGCTCTGCACCGCCAGGGCCATCGCCGCGCGCACCAGCGGACTGGCGGCGGCCTCGTCATCCGCGACGATGACGCGCGAGACCTTCAAGTGCGGCAGCCAGGCCTCGACGACCTGTCCATGGATGAGGCGGTTGTCGACACGGACCAGGGAGATCACGGCAGTCTCGAATCGCCTACCCGGGGAGGGACGTCAAGTTCGCGGTACACTCTGCTGCTGACGTTGCTGCGCCTCACGCAACAGGGCCGACGCACAGGTGATGTTGCGCTGCCCGTAGGATGCGAGCTGGGCGGCCATCTCCGCCAGCGGCATCTCCTCGGACCGGAGCGAGTTGGCCTTGAGGAGCATGGGCAGGTTCACCCCCGCCAGCACCTCCAGCCGCCCCTGACACCGCTCCGAACACATCATGAGCGATTCCTTACAGGGCGTACCGCCGAACAGGTCGGCCATGACGATGACGCCATCGCCCTGGTCCAACTCCGTCACGGCCTGCCGCATCTTCGCCCGGAGATCCTCCAGAGAGGTTCCCGGCTCGATGTTGCAGGTCGCCACCGCGGGCAGCTTGCCCACGATCTGCTCCGCGGTCGTCACCAGTTCGTCCGCCAGACGTCCGTGCGATGCCACTACGAGGCCGACCATGATCACCTCCACCAGCCCCCCGGGGCTGCCTGACTACGCCTGAACGGAACGACGCGCAACCCCCACCGAAAGTTTCGTTGCCGCCCAATCCCGACTCCCTACCTGCTCCCACCTTGTCACCCTTCTATCAAACTAAGGCCGAACGGCACGGCACGCCCGAAATTTCACTCTCGACGACGCCCCGCGTTGTCGTCTGGCAGACGAGGGGGCGAGCACCCGTCACGAGCGCTCCGTCCGGAAGGAGCGAGGGTGTCCCGGCTACTCCTTCTCGATGTCGCGGTGCCACACCTGCACGCGCGGATGGTCCCCGGAGAGGCGCTGGCGCAGCTCCTCGGCGATGGCCACCGAGCGGTGCTTGCCGCCGGTGCAGCCCAGCGCCACGGTGAGGTACGCCTTGCCCTCCTTCTGGTAGCGCGGGAAGAGGAAGCGGCACAGGTCCACCACCTTGTCCACGAACTGCTGCGTCTCCTCGCGGTCGAGCACGTACGCGGACACGCGCGAGTCGCGGCCGGTGAGCCCCTTGAGCTCCGGGACGAAGTAGGGGTTGGGCAGGAAGCGCACGTCGAGCACCAGGTCCGCCTGGGGCGGCACGCCGTGGCGGAAGCCGAAGCTCATCACCGACAGGGAGGGGCTGGCGGGCTCGGGGGAGAAGCGCCCCTGTACCATGCGCTTCAAGTCATGGACGTTGAGCACCGACGAGTCGATGACCTGATCGGCCAGCTCGCGCAGATCCTTGAGCCGCTGGCGCTCGATGGCGATGCCCTCGGCCACGGTGCCCTGGGGCGCGAGCGGGTGGCGGCGGCGCGTCTCGCTGAAGCGGCGGATGAGGCTGTCGTCGCTGGCGTCCAGGAAGAGCACCTCCACGTGGTGCCCCACCCGGCGCACCTCGCTGAGCACCCGCGGGGCCTCGTGCAGGAAGATGCCCTCGCGCGCATCCACCACGAGCGCCAGGTGCTCGAACTGTCCCGCGCCGGCGAGCTCCGTGAGCTTGGGCAACAGCAGCACCGGCAGGTTGTCGATGCAGAAGAAGCCCACGTCCTCCAGGGCCCGGATGGCGGTGGACTTGCCCGAGCCGGACATGCCCGAGATGACGACGATGTGCTTGGCCAGCGCGTTGCTCACTCGACTTCCTCCCGACGGGCGCGGCGCGTCGCACCCTCGGCGATGGCACGGTTGAGACGCTCGGCGAACTCGCGCGCCGAATGATGTCCCCGCTGCTTGAGAAGCTGATTGCGCGCCGCCACCTCGATGATGGTGGTCATGTTGCGCCCCGGGCGCACCGGCACCACCGAGAGCGGCACGTCCACGCCCACGATGTTCATGAACCGGTCCTCGACGCCCAGCCGGTCATACTCCTGGTGGGGATCCCACTCCTGCAGCTCGATGACCAGTTCGATCATCTTGCGCTCGCGCACCGAGGCCACGCCGAACAGGTCCTTGATGTTGATGATGCCCAGGCCGCGGATCTCCATGTGGTGGCGGATGACGGCGTTGCCCGTGCCATACACCACGCCCTGGCGCCGCCGCGTCACGTCCACGATGTCGTCCGCCACCAGCCGGTGGCCGCGCATCACCAGGTCCAGCGCGATCTCACTCTTGCCGATGCCGCTCTTGCCCAGCAGCAGCACCCCCACGCCGAACACGTCGATGAGCACCCCGTGCAGGCTGCTCGACTCGGTGAGCGACTCTTCCAGGAAGGCCTGCACCTGCTGGATGAAGGCGCTGGAGAGCAGGGGCGTGCGCATGAGCGTCAGGCCCGCCTTCTCACACGCCTCCACCAGGGCCGGCGGCGGATCGATGCCCTTGGTCACCACCACGCACGCCAGCTCCTCCTGGAAGAGCGAGTCGAGCACCTCCCGCTGCCGCTCGAGGGGCAGTGTGCGCAGGTAGGAGACCTCCGTGTTGCCGAACACCTGGACCCGGTGGGGGTGCAGGTGCTCGGTGAACCCGGTGAGGGCCAGCCCCGGCTTCTGGATGCGCGAGGAGTTGATGCGGTGCTGCAGGCCCCGCTCCCCCGCCACCAGGGTCAGCTGGAGGTCGTACTCGCGGTCTTCCAGCAATTGGGATACGCGGATGGAGTTCATCGGACCCAGGTGGAATATCACCCGACGGCCCTTTTCGCGTGGTCAACCCACATGTCGACCCCTCCCCCCCACCCCGAAGCCTCGTCCGAACGGCTCCTCGCCCGGGCCGTCCTCCTGGTGGCCGTGGGGGTGGGAGCCGCACTCCGGGTGTGGACGGCCCTCACCGATGATGGGGTGTACTGGCCAGACGAAATCTACCAGAGCCTGGAGCCGGCCCACCGGCTCGTCTTCGGCTATGGGATGCGCGCCTGGGAGTTCATCGATGGGGCGCGCAACTGGGCCCTGCCGGCGGCGGTGGCCGTCCTCTTCAAGCTGTCCACCTGGCTGGGGCTGGGCGAGCCCCGGGGGTACCTGGGCCTGACGCGCGGGGCCTTCGCGCTCATCGGAGCGGCCACCGCCTGGGGCAGCGCGCGGCTGGCGCGGGTGTATGGAGCCTCGGCGCTGGCGGCCGCGGCGGGGGCCTCGCTGTTCGCCCTCACCGCCGTGCCCCTCTACTTCGCCCCCCGCGCCCTGAGCGAGAACGCCTCCGCGCTGCCCGTGGTGCTGGGACTGGCGTTCGCGCTCGCCCCGAACGCCTCCCGGCGCCAGCGCCTGGTGGGGGCCTCGCTGCTCGGGCTGGCGGTGTTGCTGCGGTTGCAGACGGGCATCTTCTGCGTGGGCCTGCTCGCGGTGCTCGTGGCGCGGCGCCAATGGCGTCACGCGGGCGAGGCGCTGGCGGTGCTCGCCGGGTGGGCCCTGCTCTTCGGCCTCCTGGACTGGCTCACCTGGGGCCGGTGGTTCCACTCGGCACGCGTGTACCTGGACTTCAACCTCGTCCAGGGCAAGGCCGCCACCTTCGGCACCGCCCCCTTCTCCTACTACGGCCACGTCCTCTGGCTGTCCATGGGCGCGCCCACCGCCGTGGCGCTCGGGCTGACCCTGTTCGCCGCGCGGCGGGCCCCGGGCCTGCTCGGCGTGGCCGCCGTCTTCGTCGCGCTCCACGCGTGGCAGCCCCACAAGGAGCTGCGCTTCATCCTGCCCGTGCTGCCCCTGTTCGCCGCGCTCGCGGGCGTGGGCCTGGACACGCTGCTGCGCCACCTGCCTCCCTCGCCCGCGCGGCTCGCCCTGCCCCTGGTGGTGGTGGCGGTGGCGGGCTTCTCGGCCCTGCGCATGGGGCGGCTCACCTTCCAGGACCTGGGGCAGTACACCGGGGCCAACAAGGCCCTCTCGAACGCCTGGGACGACTTCGGGCCCCTCAACCGTCTGCTCATCCAGGCCGGCAAGCTCGAGGACCTGTGCGGCCTCAAGGTGGAGGCGGTGCACCTGGCCTGGTCCGGCGGCTACAGCTACCTGCACCGCGACGTCCCCCTCTTCCCGCACCACGCCGCGGGGCGCGACTCGGGCTTCTACAACTACGTGCTCACCATGGCGGGCGCCGAGGGCGCGGGGCAGCGCGTGGCCGGGGAAGGCCCCTTCATCCTCGTGCGACTACCCCAGACGCGCTGCGTGCCGGATCCGAACTGGACCTCGCGGCTACCGTGAGGGTTAGACTGCGAGGCCCATGTCCGACTGCCTCTTCTGCAAGATTCGCGACGGCCTGATTCCCGCCAAGGTCGTCTACCGTGACGAGCAGTGCCTCGCCTTCGAGGACATCAATCCCCAGGCGCCCACGCATGTGCTCTTCATCCCCCAGAAGCACATCGCCACGGTGAACGACATCGCCTCGGAGGACCGCGAGGTGGTGGGCCATCTCTTCGTCGCCGCCGCGAAGCTGGCGCGCGAGCGCGGCCACGCCGACAACGGCTACCGGGTGGTGATGAACACCCAGCGCGACGCCGGACAGACGGTGTTCCACATCCACCTGCACCTGCTCGCCGGACGCCCCCTGCACTGGCCCCCGGGGTAGGCCACCCCTACCGGGGCAGCTCCGTGGGGGAGAAGGGCGGCTCCTTCTGGCGGATGCGCCGCTCGCGCTGGAGGAAGCGCAGGAGGCCCGCGCGCGTCACCACCCCCACCCGCCCCTCGCCCCGCACCGGCAGCGCGTCCACCTCGTGCGCGTCCATGGCGCGCAGGGCCTCGCCCACGGACGTCTCCACGGAGATCGCGGGCACCTGTCTCACCCACCCCTCCACCGTGCCCCGGTTGGCCCGGAACTCCCGGGCCTCCAGCGCGCTCGCGCTCACCACGCCCAGCAACGTGCCCGCCGCGTCCCTCACGGGCAGCGCCTTCTCGAGCGACACGAGCAGCCGCTCACGCACCTCGGGCGCCCACGCTCCGGGCTCCACCGGCTCCACCCACGCCACCAGCGCGTCCACGGGCAGGCGCCCGAGCGTGGCCGGGTCCACGCCCGCCCGCCGCTCCACCAGCGCGTGGCACAGCGCCGAGGCGATGGTGCACGTCACCATCAACGGCAGGATGATGGCGTAGTTGCCGCTCAGCTCGTACACCATCATCAGCCCCGTCAGCGGCCCGCGCGTGAGCGCCGCCACCGCCCCGCCCATGCCCACCATCGCATAGGCCCCACTCGGCGCGGTGATGCCGGGCAGGGCCGCGTGCATCACCTCGCCAAAGGCCCCGCCCGCCAGCGCCCCCATCACCGTCATGGGGAAGAACGTCCCGCCCGAGCCCCCCGAGCCCAGGGTGATGGCCGTCGCCACCAGCTTCAGCACGCAGCCCGACGCCAGGAGCGACACGGACAGCGCCCGCACCGCCGCGTCGTTGATGGACTCGTGGCCCGTACCCCACA
Above is a window of Cystobacter fuscus DNA encoding:
- a CDS encoding PTS sugar transporter subunit IIC, which translates into the protein MSVGWTQVALAGVWGGLVAVERKAFLQAMFSRPLVAATAMGVLLDDVPSGLFVGLVLELFHLGSANLGASLPDHDTVSATGASASAACMAAATGAGSTPAIWSLSVLLFLGLGRLGREVDRFLERYAARLAKKALASAEAGQLTRAMRQNLWGMWPHFVLFGAMTSVCALVGFLLGPLLEQLPLRVLRGLAWAYPAMASVSAAIAARGSHAKRASFFAGLGAGVVTLTASLLALREWL
- a CDS encoding PTS system mannose/fructose/N-acetylgalactosamine-transporter subunit IIB codes for the protein MISLVRVDNRLIHGQVVEAWLPHLKVSRVIVADDEAAASPLVRAAMALAVQSAIEVQILPLQQVDFAGASRDGLKTLLLLRDVAAVPFVQTHGLKLEHLNLGNVHFGTGRRQVSPSVFLSESELQTLQRLGQDGVRVEARAVPTEKPVELPELVERWGKAG
- a CDS encoding PTS sugar transporter subunit IIA; this translates as MVGLVVASHGRLADELVTTAEQIVGKLPAVATCNIEPGTSLEDLRAKMRQAVTELDQGDGVIVMADLFGGTPCKESLMMCSERCQGRLEVLAGVNLPMLLKANSLRSEEMPLAEMAAQLASYGQRNITCASALLREAQQRQQQSVPRT
- the rapZ gene encoding RNase adapter RapZ, translating into MSNALAKHIVVISGMSGSGKSTAIRALEDVGFFCIDNLPVLLLPKLTELAGAGQFEHLALVVDAREGIFLHEAPRVLSEVRRVGHHVEVLFLDASDDSLIRRFSETRRRHPLAPQGTVAEGIAIERQRLKDLRELADQVIDSSVLNVHDLKRMVQGRFSPEPASPSLSVMSFGFRHGVPPQADLVLDVRFLPNPYFVPELKGLTGRDSRVSAYVLDREETQQFVDKVVDLCRFLFPRYQKEGKAYLTVALGCTGGKHRSVAIAEELRQRLSGDHPRVQVWHRDIEKE
- the hprK gene encoding HPr(Ser) kinase/phosphatase, encoding MNSIRVSQLLEDREYDLQLTLVAGERGLQHRINSSRIQKPGLALTGFTEHLHPHRVQVFGNTEVSYLRTLPLERQREVLDSLFQEELACVVVTKGIDPPPALVEACEKAGLTLMRTPLLSSAFIQQVQAFLEESLTESSSLHGVLIDVFGVGVLLLGKSGIGKSEIALDLVMRGHRLVADDIVDVTRRRQGVVYGTGNAVIRHHMEIRGLGIINIKDLFGVASVRERKMIELVIELQEWDPHQEYDRLGVEDRFMNIVGVDVPLSVVPVRPGRNMTTIIEVAARNQLLKQRGHHSAREFAERLNRAIAEGATRRARREEVE
- a CDS encoding histidine triad nucleotide-binding protein, producing MSDCLFCKIRDGLIPAKVVYRDEQCLAFEDINPQAPTHVLFIPQKHIATVNDIASEDREVVGHLFVAAAKLARERGHADNGYRVVMNTQRDAGQTVFHIHLHLLAGRPLHWPPG